ACCTTCAATTTCTTGGCGCGCTCAACCAAATCTGGAATCCATTTCTGTGCCTCACCAACAAACACGGCAGTAGAAAGTGCCATGCAACGTTGACCCGCAGCACCAAAAGCGGCACCAGCCAGTTGGTTTAAGGTGTTCTCCTTGTTTGCGTCGGCCATAATAACACCATGGTTCTTGGCACCCATATTGCTCTGCACACGTTTACCATTTTTGCCAGCACGCTCATAAATGTATTTGCCCGCAGCATCGGAGCCAACAAAGGACACGGCTTTGATTTCGGGCGCATCGCAAATGAAATTGACAGCTTCATGTTGACCATGAATGACATTTACAACGCCAGGTGGGCAGCCAGCTTCATTTAACAGCTCCATCAACAGCATAGTCGAGCCGGGGACTCGCTCTGAAGGCTTCAGAAGCATAGTGTTGCCGCAGGTAATGGCAATTGGGAACATCCATAGAGGAATCATGACGGGGAAGTTGAAAGGTGCAATACCCGCGGTGACACCCAAAGGCAAGACAAGCGAATAAGTATCCATATCACGTGCCACGTTAGCCACAGTCTCACCCATTGCAAGTGAGGGAATGCTACAAGAGTGCTCAACCACctctgttttaataaaaaaaaatagtagtaaTATTAGCTACAAATGCATAAGTGGAAAAAACGGTGAAATAAGACTCACGTAAACCACGTAGGACGTCGCCTTCAGCATCGGCAAGTGTTTTGCCTTGTTCCTTGGTTATGTTCTTGGCCAATTCACCCATATTCGATTTGATCAATGCTTGTAATTTGAACATTACCTGCTGGCGGGATAACACTGATTGTTGGCTCCACGATTTGAATGCTTTTTTGTTCGATTCCAAAGCAGCTTGCATCTCACTCTGTGTGCACTTGGGTACCCGGCTAATGACCTCATTGGTAGCGGGATCGTGCAAATCGATCCATTCTTTGGTTTGAGACTCCACAAATTTTCCATCGATGAACATTTTTGTAGTTGCTGGAGCAGAAGAGTAGCCGCGCTTAGCCAACAAACGGcactataaaaaaaacatgaaaaaggaAAACACTTAGTATATTTTACCACAGAATCTGCAATAGCAAGGTATACTTGACCGTCTTTGATTCATTGCTATTAAACACAGCGAGCGCATACCTTACAACCTATTTATTAGTACATGTACCATATGTAGACATGTTTTGTCCAGTTGTTTGTTTTCTATTCGGATTGATGTACATAAAGCAATTTACCACTCAGTCACAAACGGTTGAGTTCGCTAAATTCATCGCcgaataaattataaaactaaaagCATGCTGAAAAAGTCAGGTCTACATATGAACTGTTGAGGTATTCAAATTTAGTTAATAAAACGGTtgatttcagttttaattaatttgacaTTGCTCGGACTCTgctatgagcgaaagtcaaagtgcTTGGGGAAATGCATTACATCGCAACGCAAAAGCTAATCAATGAAGGAATATACTAATGTTATATACCAGCATTCTCGCACTCGTAATAAGAGAGTAAACAGTTTACAGCAGCGGCAAATTTACTGCTATATAAGTACGTACATATAATACACATACGGCTCATTTTTCATTGAAATGATAAATTACCatgtgtatacgagtatattacaGTTAagtgtttgtttatatttttatcaaaaattatttagcgTTTGTTCATCTTATTGACGCCATAACAGTTTTTAATTACCACTTATAGTTTTATCGCCAACTGCTACTTTATTTTCCCAAACTGGTAAACAGAATATCACATTTTTGTTgcttatattgtataaaaaaattgcacgtaAAGTTGTTAAACCAAAAGCGACAGAGATGTGTATATTATACTTTGTATatactttgtatatatacatatataccttgaTTATATCTGCATATAGATATGTGCTTATTCTTTCCACTTATTTGGTTGACTTGTGAACTGACGTACATGCCGGTTTATTATCATTTTCGCTATATATCGTATACATGCGTTACTTATAGTGTATATGCACACATGCCCTGCAGGAAAAATTCCAAATAGACAACAGAAGCTTTAATTTCGGTTAGTTGGCTCTTGCTACATCacattatttgacattttgaaaTTTCGTAATATCAAAAACTGTTTATTGTTTCTTCATAACAAAAgacattaacaaaaattttgtttcatgttATCAGGTATGTTAAAGTACTTATACCTATTTGATTTCAGTTTTGACTGTCGCCGCGGCAATCGAACTAATAATACACCAACCGGTAGCCACGCACTCAACACATTTCGCTCTTTGGCCGGCAGCAAGGtaagcataaatatacatatgttatatctatgtacaaaaacaatacaaaatatatttctttgcaGCCGCTAGGCAACGGCATGTAGTGGTCGCGTTCTACCCGTAAATAAGTTACATAACATTATTGTGATAAAGAATTCACTGCCACGCGTGGCTCTGAGCAAAACAAACACCAATTAAAatagaaatgagcaaataataaaacaattattgCGATGACATTGTTGTTATCTCAATAATGCGGCCTGTTCTTAATTGCTTGAtttattgtatgtattgtacattcgTTTTAGTCCGATTATCATAAAAACCTCACCTCGGCGCCAATTAAACGAATCAAAGACATCTTCACAGTAATTAACCACGTCACTGCCGAAATATTAAATCAAATTGTGTTTTGTCCAAGCACTGGCGAATTGCGACTGAACCAAACAGCCTAATGGCTCCACTAGAACTGAAAAATCTTGCGACTAGCCTTTACATGAACAGCGATACTTGATTTCTAGCCAGCCAACAGCGACAGCGGAGTGAGCAGCCGACGACAGGTTATCTCCCTTCCAATAAGTGGACAACTCGGCGGTGGCGCTCGCTCAGAGAGAGgttattcaattatttatttatcaacatATGCGAAAACCAATAGAAAAGGCCAGCACGAAATGTGGCGTTGCTGCTAAATGCTCCATCAAAGCATTCCATGTGAAAGTATATATAtcttaatatgcaaatatgttatGATAATGTTTTTGTGTGGAGTCACTCTTAGCAACAATTacctttaaaagtaaaaaattcggCATCACGCTCCATTTGACTTCTTTGTTTATCTGAAATtagaaattcataaattaaatctataaataattgCACGCGTCTCTGTTATTTTGCTCAGCgattatagatatatacatacatccaacatatacctatgtatatgtacacatctGTGTATTGTGCGATCAGAAGCAGCAAACATGAGCAAATATAAAGAACAAGAGCAGCAGCTCGTGGTCGCGCTGTAAGCGCCTACATGCCCATTTGTTAGAGAAAGCGGGCCTGTCAACAACTGGAAAATTATCAATATATTTGTGTAGAATTGCATATACTATGggtacttaatattatattgggAAGTCCGTGTTTGATGATAAATTTTACGCCTTCCTATTCTTGGTTTTGTtctgtatttttcttatttttaccaCGTTGATTACTTTTGCATAAATATGAATTATGTgcacattataaaaaaattttatttgctttcttaATTAGTAATAAATGTTAACCAAAACCAGcgctttcaattatttattactgAAAAAGCCACCCAGTCGTTTCACATCAGCTCGTTTCGCACAGCCACCACATCAAGTATATCCTAACTACGCTAATACCGTTATATTATGACCAAGGATGTGCCATAACAAATGCAGCATTGCCAGTTGTATTTGCTAAGTGCGCCAAAAACGGCCGGCCAAAGCACAGAATGCCTGATGACAAATCACCTAACTCAATTTGGAGTGAAGACAGTCGCACGCTCTTTTGTAATAAGTTACTCTCACGGCAATTTAAGTGAGCGCGGAAAGGAACACAAGGAATACGTCCACAGGtcctttttattgatttttcgttGCCGAGTAGAAAAAGCAAACTCGAAGTATTTGTCAAATACTCAACTCAAGTGGCTGACAGTGAACGCTTATCGACGAGTACACACAAAATTAGCATATTTGACACGAATTGGCGATTTGCGAAAATTGTTGGGATTGCAGCACATCGAGAAATActgcttaagaaaatttccgaaACCAAATATACTTCAGTGAGCAGAAGTTATTGCAAGAAAacttaaaaacgaaaataatttcaaatcaaataaaagcaTTTAACTGTGTTAAGCGATTGTGACTCCAAGTCATTGAAGTTAAcgtagtgaaaaaaatatttcagtggTAAAAAggataaacataaaaaaacgtTCTTCAACAACATTCCCTCTGCTCATGAAATGACTTTTCAACAAAAAGTGTTTTCAGTATTATAAACAAGTTTTCATAATCTAGCGCAAAAAAGCAGAATCCTGCAAGCTGCTTCAAAACTCTTACATTTTGTGGAGAACAGCAGAAAGGTGGTAAAATAATTGAATGCCCCAATCTACCACACACAATACTGGCGACTAACGATAAAAATCTGTAAGAGTTCGGAGGGAACCCAGAAAGCAATATCCACTTCTGTAATAGCAATTCATTACAGTTATCGTGCAAAACAGCCGCTCATTGTGCCCTCTTCTACTTAATTTCCTGTCGTGCCACAGAATATTGTTTAATCAATAACGAATAGAGCGATTGGCGAACGTAGTGGTTACTACGTTACAACCACCGACACCCACTTTGTgtgttgcatgtgtgtgtagcgAGTTTAAAGTTAGTAATCTTTCACCCACCCTCGCAATGCTAAGGCATTCTCAAACTACTTAGACCAAACAAGTGTACGTTAGTGAGTCTTTTCACACCAACTCAGCGCCACAAATTGCAGCGTAAACATGTACAAGACGGTGCGGCATGGCGAGAACAGCCTGCAATATACAATACTGCCACAAAATGATGATTTTCGCATCGAGGGCAAGCTATCAAGCGCCGGCAGTAACAGCAATTCCATTACCGGACGCAAAGGAAAGGCGCGTCGACCAAGACGCCGTTCATTCTTCGCATACTTGGGATTGATTTTCATATGTACCGTTATTGTAGGCGCAGTATTGATACCGTTCCTGGTCTCAGCTGAGTGCCTGCCCAACCCCACGGAATGGTTCTTGAAGACAAAGGCAGCACTAACACATGGCGGCAACATTAATGGGCTGCATAGAAGCAGCGGCGGACCGAGGAAGGCCGGTGCAAATGGCATTGGCAGCCCACAACATGCGCCGCTACACAACAGCGCCGCTAACATTGGTCAAAAAGTGGAAATTATCAATCGCGACGGCGTGGAGAAAATAATTTTGCGCGTCAATAAAACACAGACGCAGCCAAATATAAATGCGACCCAAATCAGACCGATTGCATATGGTTCAGACAAAGAACAGCAGCCACCTACTGATGAAAACAATTCAACGGCAAACGTTGAATCGCAAACGGCTATTGAAACCAAGAGTGGAGTACTTACAACCACTATGCTGGGTTTGAGCAGCGATGCACTGCAGGATGTGCATATGTCGGCTAATAATGCAACAGTCAAGCAGGCGTCGAATGGAGTAGGTAACTTCGTCACAGAAGTTCGCTTCGAATCGGACAGTATTCAGCCCGCCAAGATTGTAGTAATCACCACGCAGCGTACACAGCTCCCTCAGAGTGGGAATGAAATCAGTGGCAACAGCAATAAACAGCTGGACTCCAACGCAAATAATGTTCAAATGCCCAGTCGCACAGTGCAAAATATACCAGTAGCCGCAATACGTCCAACAACGTCCTTCTCCACTACAAGCATATATTCGCCACATGCACCGGCGGCTGCCTCGATGGCGGTTGCAGCGTCAGCCAATGCCAATGCGATTTCCAATCAAAACTCCACCCTACCTACCATTACGACTCGCATAATGCAATTGCCGCTGCTCAAGTCCACAGCAAAGAAACCGATCATACCGCCCGTGCTGGTGCGCACCAACTCAGAAATTAAACCACAAAATCAAAACAGCAACAAAGCGGCAACCGTAGACGGTGGCATCGGGCAAGATATTGCTGCTGATGCGAGTGGAACCGGTGTGTTGGATCCTATTAAGATTAACGCGGAAACAAAGAACGCCGCCTGGATACAGTCGCATTGGCCATATATTGATCCGTCGACATATTTCCAATGGACTGTAAGTATCAAATGCCGTTTGGATAACGCAATAATTGTAGAAGATGAGTATGGACTTGGTTTAAGTGCTCAAGTGTTGCTGTATTTTTGAAATCATATATgcgaaaatttcgaaaaattgagTTTAGACTTTctgatttcttgaaaatatttttttaacttttaaaaagcAGCTTCAAAAACTCAAAGACTATGTTTTTAGaaacatattttgttaaatGACTCGTATTTCTTGTAGAACCTTATGCAAGCGGCATGGTTCAGCAGTAGTAAAGACCTAGGTTCTTTATTATAATCGTGTGAATAATTTAGTATTATAAAACTTAAACACAGTTATGCATATGTaactgtacatacatgcatatacttaAGTCATTAATACATACGTATAAATTTTCTTACTTACATGGCGCTGCTACAAAGGGTTACAAGGAGGATAGCGTTCTGCTGCCAGCCTTGCTGGGCTTCGCCTTAATTGGCATGATTCTAATCATTGCAATTTGCTTGATAGCACGCAACAAGCGCGCCATCGTTTCATCGGTGCGCAAGCGAAAACGCAATGTAAGTAGCTCCTTTACCTATTGCTGCAAGTAAGAGCTactaatttcgattttttttttttttggttttttgttctCAGGATGTGGAAGAGGCCGGTGGCGACGACAACACAACGCTGCTGACCAATGCAAATCTCTCCGATGAGGATTAAATCCGGCAGCAACAACACCACACATTTTGTTGGCAGTcaaacacacacagacacatgcTCCCAGCCGGAACAAGCTGCACTTGAAGTGGTCACAAATAAAACGACGAGCGGTCTTATCCACCATAGCCGAGCAAGTGGAAACGGGTGTATTGTGCAGTGTAAACGGCAGCGCgactatttttttgttcttagGGTTTATTTTCTCCCAAGTAAGCAAAGCTCACACTGGACACAATCAGCATTATTAAGTGAAGATATTAACTATAGACGTGTCGACAACACGCAAGCAACCATTAGTATTACCTAATTACATACACAAGTATATGCATTTGAAAAGTATGTGAAGCGAATTTCTGAATTACAAATACAGCAACAAAAGTGGAGCGTATGATTGCAAAACTACAAAAGCACACTTTGAAACGCCCAACTTACATGTTCGAAGCAAACAAAAAGCATATTAAGACtgttgtatttaattaaaaaagctgTGTATTTAAAGTACTTAAGTTAATTATAGTttctaaatttacatattcaactTTCAAAGACAATGTGGAAGTGCAAAAAAAGGCTAGATATGCAAGAAgaaacatattacatacatgcatacgtgtATGCATGCGCACAGCAGAGCTATATTTGTAGTTGCCGCTGTATAAAATCAGAAACTCGAAAATATGCGTATGCAGtgtaattagaaaaaattatataattgtgAATCAAATTGAAAACTTCTTCAAATTATAAGTAGCATAGACATACAAAACGTAAGcctgcatataaatatgtatagaaGCGAAGCAAATATCGCAAACGTCCGCTGTATTTGACAGGCGTTCGCGCAAGTTGCAGCGCCTAAAAGTAGACTACATGCAGCGCCACTATTTATAATACACTTAAGCTGCTTGTGCCACCTTGCAACcttgaaacacacacacataagtaagtacatacataagtaaaaaCAGGCTTAGAACTCTTgtaaaaaaaactcaatttaGATATTCAACGCGCGCTGATCCAATAGCTTTATATGTATTGAACGCTAAACGAACCTGCACCATAGCTGGAACagccacatatatgtatattcccatacatatacacacacacacacaaatgtattCGCCGCGTAATTGTATTGTTGTAAGTGTTCGACGTAGAATTCCCGTAAGCAAATCAAAGTTGCACAAAAATGTAGTTATCGAACAGAAAAAGAGCAGAaaattgaaaactatttttgtaAGACGATGTGATAGCAAGTAGACAAGCGTAATTAgtgtaaacacacatatacaaagcacatgcaacaacaacaactctaatctaaatatttatgtattgtacatacatagataccaACACATGTACAAACCCATGCACGCACAAATGTTCGCATTGCCAATAACAACATCAGTTACCGCGTGCGTTTCGGATGCACACAGTTTGTGTTTTCGCAACGGTAATTCTCTTTGAAAATATGCGAGTTTCAGCATTCTGCAATTGTTGCAATAATTGTGGCATCAGTGAGTGCAAACCTTTCTGCATGCGCGTATATGTGTTCCTTATGGCATATTTAAAGTTATTGCAGATGCGTGCGCGCATATAAACCGTTAAGTATGTAAATGTAAactatttatgcaaaaaaagtGTTAAGCCACGTgagatatatattgtatattgtagtatgtacatatgtatgtgattgaTTCATTAGTATTCGTACGCATACttgccacacatacatacataactataaattgcttatacatacatacacacaaatatacaaatattgacACATAAGTTTGagtaaatgttaaatttaaGTGCAACATTACACGCAACTATTTATAAGTGAAGTGCATACACACATTCTCCTATATAAatgttacatacacatatacatatacatatacttatatacataaatgcatatatattgaaTGTTTCTGCTTGTTATTCCGGTACTAATGATAATCCACCAAACTAGCAAAGCGAATACAAGCAACAAATGAAATGAATGGTTACCTAATTGTTGACAACaactcacaaacacacactcatatatatacacacatttgcaGATATAAGCCTAATACATACCTACTGACCACACAAACAATATAATTAGCaatcaaatatatgtacgaCTTTCATTGGCCgacattttacaaaaacaacaataatattgtaTGCACGCAtgtatttataccatatataagtgCAGTACGTAATTCGCAAGTACCATATGTAATTCTGAAAATATTGTATGAATGCAATTTCGCGCTTCAATGTGGAGGAGGCCTTCACCTCACCGTAGCCCTTACACatgacaacaaaagcaaaattgtCATTTATAATTACCTAAAAGGGTTGGCGGCGTATATAAAACCCTTTTCCacagaatatatataaacacactaatataataaaaatctggcttaatttgttttaattggcTTAAAATGTATTACCAAGCTGGCCCATGGGTGATGAGACTACATGCAAAATGTTCCTGTAAATTCTCTAGAAATTGTAGTTACATTGCAGTTGCTAATAAATCATGCATTTGAAAGATTCCGCTCTCCCCTTTATTACGAcacacaaaccaaaaaaaaaaacaatctttaatatttattgaaatttaaaacaatatatatattataataatttttcgaaaacgGAAGCTATCAACCGGAAGTTTGTTCAAACAAGCATTTCCAATAACATAATTTTCCGGTTAAACACTTCCGTTTCCTGAAAAATTATATCCAGCTAAGGTTGGTGTATGTTGGGTTTCCAGTTCCGGTTAATACACACACTCTTTGTGTCTCCGTTACCCAGGTCGCATCCGTTACACATATGCCCATACCATATACCTGCCCGCCGGACCCACAtgtacgcacatacacacatacatcatACTTGCATAATATCAAATGACTTTGAACGGTCATAACTCCAGTGAATCCGAACCGATTTTGATTAGTTTGGTGtcaaatgaaaagaaatttaagcTTTATATATGTAACTGCTGTTTCTAAAATGATtacacaatgctttgtttttgaCTACGCCACCACAAAATGAGTAGCTTActactatataccatatattctgTAGCGGatgcattttcatatataaatttacagaTTACTACAAATTCATAAGTAATACTATACAACCACgtatataagcatacatatgtatatgcgcgcGTACATTTCAATTATCTTCTTAGCCGGTAAACTGTAACGCCTAATACAACAACATAAGTTAGCTTTTGCGCCTAAAAACCTACTCAATTTAAATCattaataaagtatatatacacataatttataattattattggtTTAGGAATTTTCTAAAACTAGCTCATTGGAATCtgatatttcattttgtttcacGCGCTTCTCATatcatttttgtatatttttttctttttgagcaTCCGTGTGCTGTTTCACAAACTGATTGAAGTTTTGTTCCTCCACATGATCTTCATTAAAGGTAGGTGCTTCTTCTTCGCGACCTTCTTCGTCCTCAGAACTCTCATTTCCAGGATGTTTGAGATAAATATCAGACAATTCTCGGCCAAGTGGAACCtgaatacatttacatataccataagaaccacatatataaagatttcatttttacttattatttaccTCCTCTACAAAACCACCCAAATGTACTTCGCTTCCTTCACCTTTGCTCTTTGCGATCGCagctaatttattttctttcattttcgcttCTTCAGTTAATTTGGCCTCTCGTAGTTTGATGTATTCTGCTTTATAATCGCtgcaagcaaacaaataaagcaGAATTAATCTTAAATTTGTACTATAGT
The sequence above is drawn from the Bactrocera oleae isolate idBacOlea1 chromosome 5, idBacOlea1, whole genome shotgun sequence genome and encodes:
- the LOC106617196 gene encoding probable methylmalonate-semialdehyde/malonate-semialdehyde dehydrogenase [acylating], mitochondrial, with amino-acid sequence MSLIRLIGAECRLLAKRGYSSAPATTKMFIDGKFVESQTKEWIDLHDPATNEVISRVPKCTQSEMQAALESNKKAFKSWSQQSVLSRQQVMFKLQALIKSNMGELAKNITKEQGKTLADAEGDVLRGLQVVEHSCSIPSLAMGETVANVARDMDTYSLVLPLGVTAGIAPFNFPVMIPLWMFPIAITCGNTMLLKPSERVPGSTMLLMELLNEAGCPPGVVNVIHGQHEAVNFICDAPEIKAVSFVGSDAAGKYIYERAGKNGKRVQSNMGAKNHGVIMADANKENTLNQLAGAAFGAAGQRCMALSTAVFVGEAQKWIPDLVERAKKLKVNAGHVPGTDVGPVISEQSRKRINHLVESGVKEGAKLILDGRNVKVPGYEAGYFVGPTILSDVTPDMECYKEEIFGPVLVILKSDTLDEAIQTINANPYGNGTAIFTTNGATARKFVNKIDVGQVGVNVPIPVALPMFSFTGTRGSFQGDHHFSGKMGIKFYTQTKTVTQLWRETDVTHTQAAVAMPTMK
- the LOC106617171 gene encoding uncharacterized protein, whose protein sequence is MYKTVRHGENSLQYTILPQNDDFRIEGKLSSAGSNSNSITGRKGKARRPRRRSFFAYLGLIFICTVIVGAVLIPFLVSAECLPNPTEWFLKTKAALTHGGNINGLHRSSGGPRKAGANGIGSPQHAPLHNSAANIGQKVEIINRDGVEKIILRVNKTQTQPNINATQIRPIAYGSDKEQQPPTDENNSTANVESQTAIETKSGVLTTTMLGLSSDALQDVHMSANNATVKQASNGVGNFVTEVRFESDSIQPAKIVVITTQRTQLPQSGNEISGNSNKQLDSNANNVQMPSRTVQNIPVAAIRPTTSFSTTSIYSPHAPAAASMAVAASANANAISNQNSTLPTITTRIMQLPLLKSTAKKPIIPPVLVRTNSEIKPQNQNSNKAATVDGGIGQDIAADASGTGVLDPIKINAETKNAAWIQSHWPYIDPSTYFQWTGYKEDSVLLPALLGFALIGMILIIAICLIARNKRAIVSSVRKRKRNDVEEAGGDDNTTLLTNANLSDED